One region of Ictalurus punctatus breed USDA103 chromosome 6, Coco_2.0, whole genome shotgun sequence genomic DNA includes:
- the myl1 gene encoding myosin light chain 1, skeletal muscle isoform — MAPKKDVKKPEPPKKAEPAPAPAPAAEPEAKPKPAAVDLSSVKVEFTPDQLEDYREAFGLFDRVGDSKIAYNQIADIMRALGQNPTNKEVNRILGNPTADEMANKRVEFEAFLPMLQFIVNSPNKGTFEDYVEGLRVFDKEGNGTVMGAELRIVLSTLGEKMSEIEVDALMAGQEDENGCVNYEAFVKHIMSV, encoded by the exons ATGGCACCCAAGAAGGACGTTAAGAAGCCCGAGCCTCCAAAGAAGGCCGAGCCCGCACCTGCACCTGCACCTGCTGCAGAACCCGAGGCCAAACCCAAACCAGCAGCAGTCGATCTGTCTTCCGTCaag GTTGAGTTCACCCCAGACCAGCTGGAGG ACTACAGGGAAGCCTTTGGCCTCTTCGACAGAGTCGGCGACAGCAAAATCGCCTACAACCAGATCGCTGATATCATGCGCGCTCTGGGCCAAAACCCCACCAACAAGGAGGTGAACAGAATCCTGGGCAACCCCACTGCTGATG AGATGGCCAATAAGAGAGTGGAGTTCGAGGCTTTCCTGCCCATGCTGCAGTTCATTGTGAACAGCCCCAATAAGGGTACCTTCGAGGACTACGTTGAAGGTCTGCGTGTCTTTGATAAGGAGGGTAACGGCACAGTGATGGGCGCTGAGCTGCGCATTGTCCTCTCAACACTGG GTGAGAAAATGTCAGAGATTGAGGTCGACGCTCTCATGGCCGGCCAGGAGGACGAGAACGGCTGCGTCAACTATGAGG CTTTCGTGAAACACATCATGTCCGTGTAA